The DNA sequence GAAATTTTTTTgtagttaaatatagctaaaattgtgaaatataactattgatttaacaatgttgctccagCAGTAGTagttatttataaataatatactaTATATTATCTAATCAcaaactgacatgtggacaaaagatgaGAGAtgaatataacttttgctttagctacgcatgattctctagctaaatatagctagccaatttagctaaagctaaatGTAACTTGGCAATATCTAGTAtgttggagttgaattttgctttaaaaatagttatatatagctaaaatttgaatttaactAGTCTATTGCAGATGCCCAATACTTAAAATATAAGTATGCGTGAACCACTATATATAATTATGCAGTTAGTGACACAGCAGTGATAGCACGTTGTGGTATATTTAGCAATATAAAATTACTTTTGTAAAAGATCGGACAACTCAaatgcatacaatgaaaaataaaaataaaataaagtaaaataatattcataAGGCACCAAgcaagcctcggcaatgctaggcttagctcacactaagcctaatcaaagtcACTAACTTATAACCCAAAAGAGTTATGCACAAtcgaaggtagaattttgtttgggagttttgaattgagaattaactaaattaaatgcaaacttgaataaaagcaaacaactaattatcaagcaagaaattaaattcagatttcaaattaatggaaaTATGGGAATGTCGAGTggttcacactaactatcttgtaaacatcgatgtcaatttcacaaatgcatgcatttcctatatgtgtcgagtcccgtatctagtaccggttaaggtaACTAAACCAATTATAATTTCGGTGTATTGACTATGACGGTTAAGGCCACattcaactctctaatttgggcattacgtccgcaatatccaaaattagaggcctaaagagcaagataatagagactcaAGTAAGTTTAGCTataattaagctagctaatggtcaccacacttaaattaTAGCTGcaacaagactaataagttgttaatttatcaatctattcatcacaattgttcacaacataatttcaaatggTGATAAAGCCTAGAAACAGGCTTCTAAGGActaataaattcggatttaaagcatacacaatggaaattgcatttattaaaaataaaatatcaatatttatacaatatTGTAAAAGATCTAAAAATAAATTGATAGTTAACATTAAAACCGCTAGAAGGAGGGTTCGAACCTCCGACCTTGTGGTTAACAGCCACACGCTCTAACCAGCTGAGCTATTCCAGCATTTGTTACATGTTATTCAAACACCGGTAGTAATTCTGCTATGACAATGCTTGTCAAAATAACAATCAAGGTCTCTCACTATGTCATTGGTGGCTCTTGCACAATAATCTTTAAACTATAACTTTCCTGCTTTGATTTCAAGCATTTCACCATCATGCTTTTAATAGTAATGAAAAATGAATGCATCTTATCTACATTTTTCTTTAACCCATCGTGAAGGGAAGTGAGCATTACTTCACTAGCTAGCTACGTAGTTTTATATATATTAGCTTTGCTCTCTTCTGCTTTCaataagagaaaaaagagagacaTATTACACTTGCACTCGTTACAATACAAACGTAAATTGTCAGTTGCCCAATATACTGGTTAATAAATTAGCtgcacagaaaaaagaaaaaagaaaaaagttagaTGCATGACTTTTACCATGGCTGCCAAATTGACCTCAAGTCTGATTTCTATTGTTATATGTTCCTAAAAAATGACTACACCAGAAAAAGACTTTTAGAAATCCCATGGAATGTGGAATGGAAGGAAGCCCATAAGTCTTTTCTGGTCGTGAGTTGCTTCTCGGTTCCCAGAAAGCGCGGGATCTTTGATGAGCACAGCATTTGAATGGTTGAAATGAAATATTTCCCAAATATGGAAACTGCGATTTTCACAAAGCATTTCTATTGTTGCTCGTTTTCTAGGTACATAAACATTCTTATCCAACCAAAACTACCTAAAAGTTTTGACAAAAATCTACCTAAAAGTTTTGACAAAAATCTCTATATGAAAATATAACTGTCACAAGCATCTTCATTGTTTCTGATTAGCACAAGTTGTCTGAGATCGAATAGGTACTCTCTTTCACTCAAACTGTTTGTCAGTTTATTTGATGTGGCTTGGTCAGTGGGTTTGATCAGGAATTTGTATATGCAAACCCCATGTCTGATCTCATCTTTGTCATCATGGAAAATTTTATGTAGCTCAGTTTCCAAATAATGCAGGCACTATGGGATTACTTGGAGGCTCATCAGGTTCTGAAGATGACGAAGAGAGAAGATCAGGATCAGAAGGATCAGAAAGAGCAGAAGGATCAGAAAGATCAGAAGGACCAGGatcagaagatgaagatgaagaggaggaagatgaagacgaagacgaagacgaagatgaagaggaggaagatgaagacgaagacgaagatgaagaggaggaagatgaagacgaagacgaagatgaagatgagaaaGACTCTGAcggtgaagaagaggaagatgggaaaggaaagaagaagaagaagaagaagggaatgAGATCTAGGCTCATGTCAAAGgcaaaaaaatcagtttttaagAAAGTCATTGGCTTGTAAAAGTTATAGGTTAGTCCATTTGAACCTCAATGACTCGGTACATATTCAGAATAAATTGTATCCAAAGTACATGTTGTAACATATTTCTTCATTGTCAAACACAAATCCTTCCTCGTAGTGGTAAATCATTCCATTCTCTGTGGGAAACTATTAATCCCAGCTTGATGAGTTTCAAccggaagaaaaataaaaataagaaaaaaataagaaaaaaataaaactaaaataacCATCAAGGAATCAATTTTGAGGAAAACACGTTTCTAAGTTTCTTCATAGAAAATAAACGGTCATTAAACTGAAACTAAAGACTTCCGTCTCAACAAATGCATCAACACAGAATTatataaaagtaaaagtaatgGACTGGAGATAACTACAACTAAGTTTTTTCTATTTCGCCATTTCAGATATTTCAGCACGTCCCAAACGTACTCTCGCCACTATATGTCATATAAAGAAAACCATCTTCATCCTTATTTTCCTCATAAATTGCAGACATCAAAGCAGCTGCAACAAAACAATGAACACATATTACAGAACTTAGAATACAGAGAGTATTGAAAGGAGAAATTAATACAACAAAGACTTTCATCTCACCTGTGGGTGGCAAAATATTCttaacaaaaatgaaaatagcCTTGTCGGGATCAAGCTTGATCTTTTTCCGGATCACAAAGACAAACTGCCCAACAGTAATATCGGCAGGCACCAGGTATCTACATTAAAGCAAACAAGGTAACATGAGATTTAGTACttcatttaccaaaaatttggaaCTCTTTACCTCTGGGAAGCCAGAGAATTTCAGAATAGTTTCACTAGATTTTCAAATCTTACTTTAAATTTTATACATCTTTAGAAGAACTAACAAATGACTATCAGGCCAAATGAATATGCTGTCTTTACAAGATTAATAGGCACAAGACTCCATAAAAACTAATGATCGAGTGTACTGACTCGAGCTCAGTAACATTAAT is a window from the Rosa chinensis cultivar Old Blush chromosome 2, RchiOBHm-V2, whole genome shotgun sequence genome containing:
- the LOC112188490 gene encoding autophagy-related protein 8C-like gives rise to the protein MAKKSYKLGIPLEQREAEAARIRENYPDRVPVIVERAEKSDVPDIEKNKYLVPADITVGQFVFVIRKKIKLDPDKAIFIFVKNILPPTAALMSAIYEENKDEDGFLYMTYSGESTFGTC
- the LOC121051757 gene encoding nucleolin-like — translated: MGLLGGSSGSEDDEERRSGSEGSERAEGSERSEGPGSEDEDEEEEDEDEDEDEDEEEEDEDEDEDEEEEDEDEDEDEDEKDSDGEEEEDGKGKKKKKKKGMRSRLMSKAKKSVFKKVIGL